The Nitrospirota bacterium sequence AAAGCGGATATAGCCATCGCAGTGCTTGTCTGCTATGTCAAGCATCTCCCTTATGGTCTCTGTGGAAAGGATTCTCGGTGAGGCTACTCTTACCGTAAATACCTTGTCTCCTGTGTTAGAGACATGAACCATTGTTCCTGCATCGAGCCTTTCATGGTATTTCCAGTTGCCATAGTTCTTTTTTATTACAGGCGGTAAGAACTGCTCGTAATGTGGTGGCCCTATGTCTGTCTTTCTTGTTTTTTTTGCCTCTTCTTCAGTTAACCAAGCCATTTTATCCTCCTTTTATACCTTAATTTTATTTATCTCTTCAGGTCCTCTTCCTTCCAGAAGAAGAACGGGTCTTTTCTGGGCTCCTTTACCTGCTGTGGCTGAGCAGGAACACCGATGTGTTCAAGGAAGCTCCTCATGCCCTTCATCTCGATAACCTCGCCGAGTCTCTCTCTGGGCTTTGCATTTTCATCCCACCACTCAATTATCTTGCCGATAAAGCCATAGAGGTCATCATAAGGAGGCTGAACCTTCATGAAAGGCACAATAACCCATGAAAGCAAAGAGCCTACGACAATAGGAGCCTTACTTCCGACTAAGATTGAGACGCCTTTTTCTCCTGTTGGCTTAAGTGCCTTTGTCATCTTTGATATGCAGTGCATGCACCTCGAACATTCATCATCGTTTATCGTCATTTTAGTTCCATCATAGGAGATACAGCTTGTCGGACACATATCAACAATCTCTTTGTTAATATCCATCCTGTTTTTTGCATACCATTTTACAGCATCCTGGTCTACTGCAATCTTTCCCTTCCATGTTCCTATTATCGAGCAGTCTGCACGGGCAATTGCGGCAACACAGTCAACTGCACAACCTGAAACCTTTATCTTGAACTTATAGGGGAAGGCAGGTCTATGAAGCTCGTCCTGAAACCTCTGCGTCATCTGATAACATATCTCCATCGTGTCAATGTTAGCCCACTCGCACCTTGCAGGGCCAATGCAACAGCTTGGCGTCCTCATTGCAGAGCCCGAGCCTCCTAAGTCCCAGCCCCTCGAGGAGTATTCGGCAAAAATTGGCTCAAGGGCTTCTGTCCTTGTCCCTAAAAGCACGAGGTCTCCAGTTGAACCATGAACATTCGTAAGCCCACTACCATACTTGTCCCAAATATCTACGATTTCCCTCAGTGCCTTTGTCGAATAAAACCATCCCGAAGGCTGGTTGATACGGACAGTATGGAAATGTGCTACACCCGGGAACTCATCAGGCAAAGACGAATACCTTCCGATAATTCCACCACCATAACCTAAGACGCCAACAATCCCTCCATGCTTCCAGTATCCGCGTTTTGTCCTATAAGACTTCTCAAGCTGACCAAGCTCATCATTAGCCATCTCGCTTTTCTTGCCAGCCTTCTTTATCTCTGTGACAAAGCTTGGCCACGGACCTTTTTCCAGCTCATCCAGTAGCGGAGTATCATACTTCTTAGCCATAAGAAACTCCTCCTTTTATTAAATTTTTCTAACGAATCTGCGCTCAAGAAATGCATTCAAGCCTAATATATATATACCTAAAGGGTCAAATAAAAAATATTAATTGTCAAATCATAAATACTTATAACTTTATAAAGGAAAACCCTTGTTTTTAACTAATGGTATCTATATAAAATTATAATACCTGCTAAAGCCTTAGATTTAAAGGATAATTTTAAGTGGGCAGTGTTTGCACAGGGGGGCTTTGGTTTTGCAGAATAACTTGCCCACCCTTACAAGCAGGGCATGGTATTCATTATAGAGTCTTACATTCCTTTTAATGGATGAGTGGAAAAACTCCTGAAACCTCTCATAAGGCTCATCGTGTCTTATGAGCTTATGTCTTCCCAGCACTCTTTTTGTATATGCATCTATTACGAATATGGGTTTTCCGAGGGCATAAAGGAGTATGGAGTCTGCTGTCTCATGTCCTATGCCATTGATGCCGAGAAGTTTTTTCCTGAGTGTATCGGCATCCTCCTTAGCCATTGCCTTCATGCTTGCGTGGTAGTCGTTCAGCAGGAAGGAAATAAAAGATTTAAGTCTTTTTGCCTTAATATTGAAGTAGCCTGCTGGACGGATGAGTTCTGAAAGTCTTTCGATAGGAAGCTCATGAAGCTTTTTCGGGGCAAGAACTTTTTGCCTTTTGAGATTATTTATTGCCTTTTCAACATTCCTCCAGTTTGTGTTCTGGGTAAGGATTGCACCAACTGCTATCTCAAATGGGCTATCTCCGGGCCACCACTTCTGTGGACCAAAGGCTGAATAAAGTGCTCGGTAAATAGCTATGAGGACGTGCATTTAGCTACATTATAACAAATCTGAACTGCTGAAGGAGCCTTGCTTTTGTTATAATCTTAGATGACCTACGGGCTGAAAAAACACACTCTTATAAAGACCTGTATCTCCCTTGCGATTTTTCTCCTTTCAGTGCCTCATGCCTCTTCTGATGTTCTAAGGACAGTCCTAATAGATTCAGGGCATGGAGGCTATGACTCAGGGATAATAACGAATAATTTAAAGGAAAAGGCATTAGCGGTTGTCATTGCAAGGGAGCTTGAGTCCCTTTTGAAAGCCGAGGGCAAAAGGGTTTTCCTTACAAGAAAGGTTGACCGCTATTTTACTATTGAGGAAAGAATCTCCTATGCCATTAGAAGCCAGATAGATGTTTTTGTTAGCATTCATGCTACCTTATCAGAGGGTTTTTCTATCTATGTATCGGGGTTTCCAAAGACCGAGCCTTCTCCAATGCAATACTATAGCCTAATGTCGAGGCAGAGACCTTATCTTGAGAAAAGCAAGGCGTTG is a genomic window containing:
- a CDS encoding N-acetylmuramoyl-L-alanine amidase, which codes for MTYGLKKHTLIKTCISLAIFLLSVPHASSDVLRTVLIDSGHGGYDSGIITNNLKEKALAVVIARELESLLKAEGKRVFLTRKVDRYFTIEERISYAIRSQIDVFVSIHATLSEGFSIYVSGFPKTEPSPMQYYSLMSRQRPYLEKSKALAKTVAEALKREFNIPVSIREMPMPILNSMGAPAIMVEVPMKGVNYEPGLIAGAIAQGVFRYENQ
- the dsrA gene encoding dissimilatory-type sulfite reductase subunit alpha, translating into MAKKYDTPLLDELEKGPWPSFVTEIKKAGKKSEMANDELGQLEKSYRTKRGYWKHGGIVGVLGYGGGIIGRYSSLPDEFPGVAHFHTVRINQPSGWFYSTKALREIVDIWDKYGSGLTNVHGSTGDLVLLGTRTEALEPIFAEYSSRGWDLGGSGSAMRTPSCCIGPARCEWANIDTMEICYQMTQRFQDELHRPAFPYKFKIKVSGCAVDCVAAIARADCSIIGTWKGKIAVDQDAVKWYAKNRMDINKEIVDMCPTSCISYDGTKMTINDDECSRCMHCISKMTKALKPTGEKGVSILVGSKAPIVVGSLLSWVIVPFMKVQPPYDDLYGFIGKIIEWWDENAKPRERLGEVIEMKGMRSFLEHIGVPAQPQQVKEPRKDPFFFWKEEDLKR
- a CDS encoding endonuclease III domain-containing protein — translated: MHVLIAIYRALYSAFGPQKWWPGDSPFEIAVGAILTQNTNWRNVEKAINNLKRQKVLAPKKLHELPIERLSELIRPAGYFNIKAKRLKSFISFLLNDYHASMKAMAKEDADTLRKKLLGINGIGHETADSILLYALGKPIFVIDAYTKRVLGRHKLIRHDEPYERFQEFFHSSIKRNVRLYNEYHALLVRVGKLFCKTKAPLCKHCPLKIIL